Sequence from the Methanobrevibacter arboriphilus genome:
TACTATGAATTAACTTTAAATGGAACAACCACTCATGAGACTATTATGGGTGGAGGACCACTTGATTTTACTATAAAACGTCAAAATGGAGATAAATTATTCGTTTATGTTAATAGTACTCATTATGGAAGTAAAAAAGATTTAAAAATTAAAGTATTAAAAAATAATGAAATTATGGCTGAAAATTCAAGTAGTAATCATACAGCTGGTGTTTGGCTTTATAATTAAGACTTAGTTTTTTAAACATTATTTTTTTTAAATAACTAAAGCTTTAAATACTATTAAATCAATAATGTTTAATGTTCTTAATTAATTGTGGATATTAGAGAAATTCTTATTTTATTCCATAATATAATATTTATGAGATTAAATATATTTATGAGATTGAATAAATCAATTACTAAATTTTACATATCTCGTATTTAAATTTTATTACTACTGATTAACGATTATATGGAGGATTATTAATGGCCCGATTTGAAGAAGCTGAAAATAGAATCTTTAAGGTTAAAATTTGTTTAAAATGTAATGCTCGTAATCCCGCTGCAGCTAAAACTTGTAGAAAATGTGGTTACAAGGGTTTAAGATATAAAGCAAAAGAACCAAGAGGATGATCTTATTCATTATATTATAGCTATTTTATATTAAGATCTATATTTTAGAATTTCTATATTAAGATTAGCTATAAATTAATTTTTATTTAATTTTTATATTAATTATTTATTTTAAGTTTATTTATCTTAATTTTATTTATTTTAAATTTATTTATTTTAGCTAGTTATTTCAGCTAGTTATTTTATTTATTTAAATTGCTTTTTAGCATTGTTTTTATTAGTTTTATTTAGATTTATTCTATCATAGCTAATATTGTTCATTCTTTTTATTTTTATTACTCTTATTTATTTTTACAAATAGTTTATAGTGAGATAATCATAATAAATCATCATAATAAAAATGTTTTAATTCATACTTTAGAAAAATAGTTATATTAATAAAAATAAGTTTATATTTAGATATTTTATATACATTTTATATTCACATTATTATAAATTAGATATCTCTATATTAGTTTTTATAAGATTTAAAAATGATATAGTGAGGGGATAATATTAGTGCTATTAATAAGATTAAACTTAATGATATAAGCACAATGCTTCATTATATAGGATACATTTGCTTAATTTTAGGATTCTTCATGTTAACTCCTATTATAGTAGCTATTATTTACAGTGAACCAAAGTTTATTTTTTCATTTTTCTTTTCTGGAATCGTTTCTATAATTGTTGGAATAGTTTTTATAAAAGTTTTTAAAAAATATAAAATGTCTTTAAAAGTTGCAATGATTTTTTCTACTTTTATATGGCTAGTAGCTAGTTTACTTGGATCATTACCGTTTTTTATATCAGGGGAATTAACTTTTATAAATTCTTTTTTTGAAGCTATTTCTGGTTTTACAACCACTGGATTTTCTATGTATAACTCAATTGAAAGTGCTGGATTTGCAATTAATTTTTGGAGAGGCATGACTCAATGGATTGGTGGGCTTGGGATAATATTTACTATGATTATTATTTTAAGATCAAGTGGAACATCTATAATGAGATTGTATAATGCTGAAGGAAGAAGTGAAAGAATTTTACCTAGTATAAGAAATACAAGTAAAATTATCCTTTATATTTATCTTTTTTTAACTGTCGTTGGAGTATTTCTTTTTATAATTTCTGGATTACCTCTATTTGATTCTATTTTTTATACTTTTGTTTCTCTTTCAACTGGAGGTTTTGCTCTTAATTCAAATAGTATTTTATATTATAATAATGGTTGGGTTGAACTTGCAGCTATGGTAGTGATGATTTTAGGTTCAATTAACTTTGCATTAGTTTATTTACTATTTAAACGGAAATTCAGGGAATTTTTCAATGATATTGAAACTAAAGTTGCTATTATCATAATTCCATTATTTATTATTATTGTGTCTGTTGCTTTAATAGAATTTAATGTTTATGGAAATATTTCTGAGAATATAAGGTTTGGTGCTTTCCAAATTGTTTCAGCTATATCAACTACTGGTCTTCAAACAGTTTTTTATCCAGAAATTCTTAATTCATGGCCAGCAATAACTTTCTTTATTATTATAATTTCAATGATAATTGGTGGTGGTTCTGGTTCTACTTCAGGAGGTATTAAATGGTTAAGAATTGGTTTACTTTTTAAAGCAATATTTTGGCAGATTAAATCATTTTTATTACCTGGAGCTGTTATTCCTAAAAAAATTAACCACTTTCAAGGTTTGAAAGTTAACAATGATTTGCTTAGAATTACCGGTCTTTTTATCTTTTTATACATATTTGTTTATGTGATTAGTGTTTTAATTGTTTTATCTTATTATAACAATCTTTCTCAAGTGTTGTTTGAAATAGCTTCAGCTATGGGAAATGTTGGTCTTACTAGTGGAATTTTAACTCCAAACTCTCCTGATTTTATTAAAATTGTGTTCATGATTGACTTTTGGTTAGGAAGGCTTGAGATTTGGCCTGTATTATTGGTTTTATTCATGGGTTTAGCAACAATTAAAGATAAACTACGATTTAATCATTAAATATTTATTAGTAAAATAATTAGTTATAAAATTAATTATAATAACTGTGAAAATTATAGTGATTATAATAATATTATAATCTTTATAATCATTATAATATTATTATAAATTTATGATTTAGTCATATAATATAAAATTATAATAATTATAAAACCATGATATTAATTATATAATTAAGATTATAATTTTTTATATAAAATAAGAGAAAAGTTTAAATACTTAAAGAGAAATAACAATAAATACTTGTTTTAATTACTTAGTATTATTTAATATTAATTTATTAGACATAAATTCCATTTGGTTTAATGTCTATTCTTTTGCAGGGATGGTCGAGCGGTCAAAGGCGATAGGTTGAGGGCCTATTGGGTTAGTCCCTTCGCGGGTTCGAATCCCGTTCCCTGCACCATTTTTATAATATTATAAGCTGATTTATTTGTAATAATATAATTAATAATATTATTTTTGAATTGTTTGTAGTTTTACTTCTATTTATTGTTTATTTTATTATTAATTTTATTTTATTATTTATTTTCTTTCATTATTCATCTTGTTTTGTTGTTTATTGTTTCATTAATCATTAAAGTTTCATTTATATAATTAATTCTTTAATCTCTTTAATTATTATTATAAAAATAATAATATTAGATTAAATAAGATTAATTATATATTTAGATATGTTTAAATACAATTATGATGAATATAACTATATTATAAACTATTATTATAAACTATTATTATAAACTATTATTATAAACTATTATTATAAACTATTATTATAAACTATTATTATAAACTATTATTATAAACTATTATTATAAACTAAATTATTATTATAAACTATTGAATTACAATTATAATGTGAGTGTTATTATGAAGGCAGTTATTCCAGCAGCAGGTTTAGGAACAAGATTTTTACCTGCTACTAAAGCTCAACCAAAAGAGATGTTACCAGTATTTGATAAACCAACAATCCAATATGTTATTGAAGAAGCAGTAGCTTCTGGAATTGAAGATATTTTAATAGTTACTGGTAAAGGTAAAAGACCTATTGAAGACCATTTTGATAGATCTTTTGAACTTGAATATCATTTAAAAGAACATAATAAGAAAGATTACCTGGAACAAGTTAAAGAAATCTCTGATCTTGCTGATATTTATTATGTAAGACAGAAAACTCAGAAAGGGCTTGGGGATGCTATTTATTGTGCTGAAAAACATGTTGGGGATGAACCCTTTGCTGTAATGCTGGGTGATACCATAACAAAAGGTACCATTCCTTGTACAAAACAATTAATTGATGTTTATAATAAGTTCAATGCTTCTGCAATAGCTGTTGAAAGAGTTCCCTGCGAAAAAGTTGAAAGATATGGTATAATAAAAGGAACTGAAGTTAATAATTTATTATATAATATTGAAAAACTTGTTGAAAAGCCAAAAGTTGAAGAAGCACCTTCTAATTTAGCTATTATGGGTAGATATGTTTTAACTCCAGATATTTTTGAACATATTGAGAATACTGAACCTGGTTTTGGTGGAGAAATTCAATTAACTGATGCTTTAGCAAAATTAGATAATATTTATGGTCAAGTTTTTGAAGGAAAAACCTATGATATTGGTAATAGAATTGAATGGCTAAAAACTTCTATAGAATTTGCTATGGATGATAAAGAAGCTAAAAATGAATTAATAAAATATTTAAAGGATGTTATAGCTTTAAATGATTAAAAGATTTAAATGGTTAAGAGATTTAAATGATTAATTTTTTGATATAATATAATTAATTTTATTATTTTATACAATTAATTACTCTTATATTATTATTGTTTAAAACTCTTAATATTGTTAATAACTACTCTTAATGCTGTTATTGATTATTCTTCAATATTATGTTCTTAATATTTGTTTTTAATAATATTATATTTTAATATTAATATACATTATTTAGTATATTTTTATTTTGTATATTGTTATTAAGTTTATTATTAATATTAAGTTTATTATTATAATTTTAATAGCTATAATTATTTAATATTGTTCGTTTATTCTTATTTTTACTCAATAGTTTAAAATTTCAGTGATTTAAATGGATTCTAATTTAAAAGAAGAATTTGAAAGAATTAAAAAAGAATTATCTAAAACAAAAACTGAATTAGAATTAGTTGAAAATAAATTAGAATATTGTCAAAATCGTTTATTAGATATTAGAAATGAGAAAGACAATCTTAAAAAAGAAATCATCAAGTATGAAACTATTGATATTGAAAAAAAATTAAATGATTTTCAAAAATTATCTGATGAATTTTTAAAGCAAAAACATAGATTAGAAATTACAAAAGAGCTTTTAGATGATTCAAGAGAAGAAATACTTCTTTTAAAAGAAATTATCAATGATTTTAAAAATCTAAGTTCATTTGATTTTATTAGAAGTAATTATCCTAATAATATTGATGAGTATTTTATAAAATATGAAAAATATGCCAAATATAAAAATAAGGATCATATTAAATATAAAAAATAATTAAAAGAGTATATAATTAAACTATGATAACTATAATAAATTACAATATACAATATATTACATAATTATTATATTACAAAATATTTACATAATATTATTATACAATATATAAAAAATATTATATTAAGAATTATATTAAGAAATATTATATTAGGAAATATTATATAAGAAATATTATATTAAGAAATACTATATTACAAAATATTTACATAATATCATATTAAATTATTATATACGCAATATATTAGATATAGTAATCTTATAATGATTATAAGAGGTAAATAAACATAAAATCATAAGTATAAAAGTAATGAGGAGTTTATATGGAGACACAAAGAATATTAGTTACTGGTGGGGCAGGTTTTATTGGAACTAACTTATGTAATGAATTAAGAAACAGGGGTCACGAAGTTTTAGCTTGCGACCTTTTACATAAACCGAGGGATAATTATATTCGTGCTGATGTTGGTAAGTATCGTCAGATTGAACGTGTCTTTGAGGAAAATGATGGCTTTGATTTTGTTTATCATTTAGCTGCCGAGTATGGTAGATGGAATGGTGAAGGTTACTATGAAAACTTATGGGAAACTAATGTTATAGGAACTAAACACATGATTCGCTTACAAGAAAAACTTGGTTTTAAAATGATATTCTTTTCTTCTGCTGAAGTTTATGGTGATTATGATGGAGTTATGAGTGAAGATGTAATGATCAACAATCCTATAAAGGATACTTATCAAATGAATGATTATGCAATTACTAAATGGGCTGGAGAATTAATGTGTATGAATTCAGCTACAATGTTTGAAACTGAAACTGTTAGAGTTCGTCCTGTAAATTGTTATGGTCCTTATGAAGAATATTCTCCATATAAAGGATTTATCCCGATTTTTATTTATAAAGCTCTTCATAATCAAGGTTATGATGTTTATGAAGGACATAAACGTATTATTGATTATGTTGGAGATACTGCAAATACCTTTGCTAATATTGTAGATAATTTCATTCCTGGTGAAGTATATAATGTTGGAAGTAAGCAAGAATGGGAAAAAGATATTAGAGAATATTCTGATATTGTTCTTAATGCAGTAGGTATAGATGACTCTCTTGTAACTTATCATGAGGCTGAGCCTTTCACTACAAAAGTAAAAACTATTGATTTTTCAAAAGCTATTCGTGATTTAAAACATAATCCTAAGGTTTCTCCTGAAAAAGGAATTGAAAAAACTGTTGAATGGATGAAAGAATTTTATAATATCGATTAGTTTTTAAAATAAGGTAATAAAATGAGTAAAATTGTAGCTATTATCCCTGCATTTAATGAAGAAGTTGCTTTAGGAAGTGTTATCTTAAGAACTTTACAATATGTGGATAAGGTTATTGTTGTTAATGATGGAAGTTCTGATAAAACTGAAGATGTGGCTAAATTAGCTGGTGCTGAAGTTATTTCTCATTCTAGTAATTTAGGGAAAGGTCAGGGATTAAAATCAGGATTTGACTTTGTTCAAGCATCCAACGAGAATAATAATTATGATGAATTTTTTAGTATAATAGTTACAATTGATGGTGATGGTCAAAATAACCCTGATGAGATTCCACAACTTGTTGCACCTATAATTTCAGGTGAAGCTGATTTTGTTAATGGTAGTAGATATATAGAAGGTTCAAAAGAAGATGATACTCCTGGATATAGGCGTGTAGGTCAAAAAGTTTTAGATAAAGCTACTAATATATCTTCAGGATTAAATATTACTGATTCTCAAAGTGGTTTCAGAGCATTTTCAAAAAAAACTATTCCTTTTTTTAAGCTTAATGATTCTGGTTTTGGAATTGAAAGTGAAATGCTTTCTGATGCTGCTGAAGCTGGAATCAAAGTTGTTGAAGTTCCAATAACTGTCCGATATGATTTAAATGGGTCTACTGAAAATCCTATTACTCATGGAGTTGGCGTTCTTTTAAAAATAATTAAGGGTATGGAACTTAGAAGACCTCTTATTTACTTTACATTACCAGGGTTTATAATTTTCTTAATAGGAATTATTAGTGAGATATGGTTTTTAAATGACTATTTAAATGGCACAAGTATTAATTTTGGCCCTACTGTTATAGCTATAATGTTAATAATAGTAGGATTATTTTTAATGTTAAATGGGATTCTTTTAGATTCTATTAGAAAATTAATTAATAGGAAATTATAATGCATTAAGATTAATATAGATTAATATTAACTATATAACTATATTTAGTTTAATAAAACTATATTAGTATTAAATTTAAAATTCTTCCAATTCTTCTTCTATTGTATCCCAAAATTCACATGCCCAGCTGGCTTCTCCATCAATAATCATATCTAAAAGTCTTAATTGACCATTAGCTAATCTAAATAATCGATAATCAGTTTGTTGTTTTTTCTTTTTCCCTTGTTCTTTATTACAATCTAAATATAATCCTTCTGAATAATTTTCTTCAAAATCACCAGACTTTACAAAATCTCCAACTAAGGAATATCCATTAGAAACACTTTTATCTAATTTTTCAATGGTTTTAAGCCAACCACCTTCACTTCTAAATTTCATTCCAGGATCAATGTTTGTTATCTCTTTTTGCCAGTTTAATATCATATAAAACCCTCTTAAACTTTTTTAAATTTTAAATTCTCAAACTTTAGAATTTTAAATTATTAA
This genomic interval carries:
- a CDS encoding NAD-dependent epimerase/dehydratase family protein; its protein translation is METQRILVTGGAGFIGTNLCNELRNRGHEVLACDLLHKPRDNYIRADVGKYRQIERVFEENDGFDFVYHLAAEYGRWNGEGYYENLWETNVIGTKHMIRLQEKLGFKMIFFSSAEVYGDYDGVMSEDVMINNPIKDTYQMNDYAITKWAGELMCMNSATMFETETVRVRPVNCYGPYEEYSPYKGFIPIFIYKALHNQGYDVYEGHKRIIDYVGDTANTFANIVDNFIPGEVYNVGSKQEWEKDIREYSDIVLNAVGIDDSLVTYHEAEPFTTKVKTIDFSKAIRDLKHNPKVSPEKGIEKTVEWMKEFYNID
- a CDS encoding TrkH family potassium uptake protein — its product is MLTPIIVAIIYSEPKFIFSFFFSGIVSIIVGIVFIKVFKKYKMSLKVAMIFSTFIWLVASLLGSLPFFISGELTFINSFFEAISGFTTTGFSMYNSIESAGFAINFWRGMTQWIGGLGIIFTMIIILRSSGTSIMRLYNAEGRSERILPSIRNTSKIILYIYLFLTVVGVFLFIISGLPLFDSIFYTFVSLSTGGFALNSNSILYYNNGWVELAAMVVMILGSINFALVYLLFKRKFREFFNDIETKVAIIIIPLFIIIVSVALIEFNVYGNISENIRFGAFQIVSAISTTGLQTVFYPEILNSWPAITFFIIIISMIIGGGSGSTSGGIKWLRIGLLFKAIFWQIKSFLLPGAVIPKKINHFQGLKVNNDLLRITGLFIFLYIFVYVISVLIVLSYYNNLSQVLFEIASAMGNVGLTSGILTPNSPDFIKIVFMIDFWLGRLEIWPVLLVLFMGLATIKDKLRFNH
- a CDS encoding 50S ribosomal protein L40e is translated as MARFEEAENRIFKVKICLKCNARNPAAAKTCRKCGYKGLRYKAKEPRG
- a CDS encoding glycosyltransferase family 2 protein, with amino-acid sequence MSKIVAIIPAFNEEVALGSVILRTLQYVDKVIVVNDGSSDKTEDVAKLAGAEVISHSSNLGKGQGLKSGFDFVQASNENNNYDEFFSIIVTIDGDGQNNPDEIPQLVAPIISGEADFVNGSRYIEGSKEDDTPGYRRVGQKVLDKATNISSGLNITDSQSGFRAFSKKTIPFFKLNDSGFGIESEMLSDAAEAGIKVVEVPITVRYDLNGSTENPITHGVGVLLKIIKGMELRRPLIYFTLPGFIIFLIGIISEIWFLNDYLNGTSINFGPTVIAIMLIIVGLFLMLNGILLDSIRKLINRKL
- the galU gene encoding UTP--glucose-1-phosphate uridylyltransferase GalU; translation: MKAVIPAAGLGTRFLPATKAQPKEMLPVFDKPTIQYVIEEAVASGIEDILIVTGKGKRPIEDHFDRSFELEYHLKEHNKKDYLEQVKEISDLADIYYVRQKTQKGLGDAIYCAEKHVGDEPFAVMLGDTITKGTIPCTKQLIDVYNKFNASAIAVERVPCEKVERYGIIKGTEVNNLLYNIEKLVEKPKVEEAPSNLAIMGRYVLTPDIFEHIENTEPGFGGEIQLTDALAKLDNIYGQVFEGKTYDIGNRIEWLKTSIEFAMDDKEAKNELIKYLKDVIALND